From the genome of Cherax quadricarinatus isolate ZL_2023a chromosome 54, ASM3850222v1, whole genome shotgun sequence, one region includes:
- the LOC128699081 gene encoding uncharacterized protein — MGNSKMFLPGIVFTLGWWCLGQVMCHPGGQEATQHVSQMQVPTAHWQPVERTVPILQTGVSTPAVEERRRHKRSSDLSPTQAVAKDDKATQARQESLDTATQERLDKETRKGTDDDATDERRINHDMDEHERKKHKDKKSDDSVVEVNRKLLAALVGLVVAISVIIIIVVCLLFRLWMAAEKMADKCEMIPASKSTSNTVRPLTATNSFILS, encoded by the exons ATGGGCAACTCAAAG ATGTTCCTGCCAGGAATTGTCTTCACTCTTG GTTGGTGGTGTTTAGGGCAGGTGATGTGTCACCCAGGAGGTCAAGAGGCCACTCAACACGTGTCTCAAATGcag GTTCCCACAGCCCACTGGCAGCCAGTGGAGCGAACCGTACCCATCCTTCAAACTG GTGTTTCAACACCTGCAGTAGAGGAGAGGCGTCGTCACAAGCGTAGCAGCGACCTGTCGCCCACGCAGGCGGTAGCTAAGGACGACAAGGCGACACAGGCAAGGCAGGAGAGTCTCGACACTGCGACACAAGAAAGGCTGGACAAGGAGACACGCAAGGGCACAGACGACGACGCCACGGATGAACGACGTATCAACCACGACATGGACGAACACGAAAGAAAGAAACACAAGGACAAGAAGTCTGACGACTCAG TAGTTGAAGTCAACCGGAAGCTGCTGGCAGCgctggtggggctggtggtagcCATCTCtgttatcatcatcatcgtcgtctGCCTCTTGTTCAGACTCTGGATGGCAGCAGAGAAGATGGCAGATAAGTGTGAGATGATCCCAGCATCCAAGTCAACCTCCAACACCGTGAGGCCCTTGACAGCAACTAACAGCTTCATCCTCTCGTAA
- the LOC128699080 gene encoding uncharacterized protein — MGNKMWRGSMMLLLLFAGISWVNGEREDRLNIPPAFFEERAVTVSFSLEKSEVFVGDPVKANLEVQKAGSKKDTSWKIDFGDKSHEYTGNFKDGWAVTQRHRYDNPGVYVVEVRVMGLGKPFHYQRSVSVIKKPSTGGGGYTGGSTGGSTGGSTGGSTGGSKGGSKDNKNENDRRNRQGYYIGLLVLASLLFVLCVVIACFIHAITRAMRRASIS; from the exons ATGGGTAATAAG ATGTGGCGAGGATcaatgatgttgttgctgctgtttgctg GGATTTCCTGGGTGAATGGAGAGAGGGAAGATCGGTTAAATATTCCCCCTGC GTTCTTCGAGGAGAGGGCAGTGACAGTGTCCTTCTCCCTGGAGAAGAGCGAAGTGTTTGTTGGAGACCCAGTGAAAGCCAACCTGGAG GTCCAGAAGGCCGGCTCCAAGAAAGATACCTCTTGGAAAATTGACTTCGGTGACAAATCGCATGAGTACACAGGCAACTTCAAGG ACGGCTGGGCAGTCACTCAGCGTCACAGGTACGACAACCCGGGTGTCTATGTGGTGGAGGTGCGGGTGATGGGTCTAGGCAAGCCCTTCCACTACCAGAGATCCGTCAGTGTCATCAAGAAACCCTCGACCGGCGGCGGCGGATATACTGGCGGATCCACAGGTGGATCTACAGGCGGATCCACAGGCGGATCCACAGGCGGATCCAAAGGCGGATCAAAGGATAACAAAA ACGAGAATGACAGAAGAAACCGTCAAGGCTATTACATAGGTCTGCTGGTGCTGGCTTCTCtgctgtttgtcttgtgtgtggTGATAGCTTGCTTCATCCATGCTATCACCAGAGCCATGCGCAGGGCCTCCATCAGCTAA